ACGGGCGTGAGGAGGTCATTGCGTCATAAGCATCGGCTATTGAGATAATCGATGAAAAGAGGGGAATCTGCCCATCTTTCAGTCCATGAGGGTATCCCTCGCCGTTGTGCCATTCATGATGATGCAGCACTGCCTTCACGTGCTTCTGGAGAGAATTGGCCAGTTGCAGAATATCGGCTCCATCTTCCGGGTGTTTCATCATCAACTTGTACTCTTCGTTATTTAACGGAGCCATCTTGTGGAGAATCCTGTCGGGCGTTTTAATCTTTCCCACATCGTGGAAAAGGCACACCATCTCAAGGTCCCGCACTTCGGCCTGGGACAAACCCAGGTTCTGCGCGATGAGAACCGATAGTCTCGCAACCCTCTCTGAATGCCCGAAGGTGTATTCATCCCGGGCATCTATCGCTGCCGCCAGAATCCTCACCGTCGCCACATAAGCATCCTCGAGTTCCTTGGCAGAATGTTCCAGCCTTTCTTTCTGGTCCATGATCATATTCGCCATCTCGTTGAAGTTTCGCGTAAGATCCCCCAGCTCATCCTTCGAGACCACTTTTATCCCACCCCTGTAGAAGCCCGATTTCATCTTCATGACGCCATCCATCAGCCGTTTCACGGGAGTGGTGATGAACCCGGAAAGGAAAAATACCCCGGCAACTCCGAGGGTAAGGATGATGCCGGATACGAGGGCTATCTTTTTCCTGGCTGCCTTCTGGGAATAAAGCAGGGTCTTCTCGTCTATTCCGAGGTAGATTGCCCCGAGCTCTTTATCGGCGAATACGATAGGCGTGGTAAATTCATAGCACACCGCTCCCATCCTCTTTACCTTTTTCACCCGGGAGCCGTCAGGCTCCTCGCGGATTACCTCGCTCTCCATCTCCCTGAACACCTCTCCCATCTGCTCGAGGTCGCTGTGTGCCTTGATCACTCCCTTTTCATCGACCATAGCCACGTATACGATATCTTTCTGGTACTGCCTGATCTTCGCGGCAATGTTATCGAGAGCAAGCCTGTCGTTTGAAAGGATGCTGTATCCCGCGGCCGTAGAGGCGCTCCCCGTGATCGAAAAGCCCCTTTTCACGAGCTCTTCGAGCAGCGAACCGTCCATTATGCTGGTAACGATAAAGGAGGAGGCCCCAGTAACAAAAAGGATCAGGATGAGGGTGACCAGGGAAAGTTTAAATCTGATGCTTCTAAACACGGCTGCATCTCCTCTTCGCTCGCCATCCGGGTAGTTAAATCTACCGAACGTAATATTTAATAATAAACCAACTTATCAGCCGGGACAAAGAACTAAGTTACACCTGGAACGTTTTCCTGAAATGGTAGCCGCATATGTAGATCTTGACGGCCAGGCGAAAAAGAGAGGGACGCCTGAATGCCGACCATAGGATAACCTTCCAGTAATCGAGCCTTCCCCGTTCGANNNNNNNNNNNNNNNTCATGATCCTTCCCTTTTCTTTGAGTGGCCGGTAATCCCGAAGGAACATCTTCAACCTTTTCGCAAAGTTAGGGGGAGAATAGATCGTCTCCACGATCGCCCTGTACCCTCTCATGAGAACATCCCCGTTCATCCTGGGGATGAAGTTAATGGTGAAATCTGTATTGTTTCCCGTTGAGTCGTAAACGAGCCTCCCCTCCCGCTCGAGACGCTCGTAGAGCTGGGTGCCCCGGGGTGCATTGAGGAGGCCGACCATCGCCGTCATGATGGCAGATTCCTGGATGAACTTGGTCATCCTTTCGAAAACCGTCTCCTTGTCACTGTCAAAGCCGAGTATGAATCCTGCCTGGACCTGCATACCGTGACGGTGCAGTTTTTTCACGTTTTCGACCATGTCCCGGTTCTGATTTACCGATTTGCCCGCCTCTTTGAGGCTTTCGTGCTCCGGCGTCTCGATCCCGATGAAGACCTCGTCGAACCCTGCCTTCACCATCAATTGAATCAGCTCGTCATCATCGGCGATATTTATCGAAGCTTGGGTGATGAACTCGAAGGGATACCTTTTTTCTCTCATCCAATCAATGAGCACCGGCAGTATTTCCTCCTTGAGCTTTCGTTTGTTGCCGATGATATTATCGTCGACGAAGAAGACACATCCCCGCCATCCTATCTGGTAGAGGCGTTCAAGCTCCAGGAGAACCTGTTCGGCGCTTTTTGACCGTACTTCATTTCCGAACAGGTACGTTACGTCACAAAATTCACAGTGATAGGGGCATCCACGCGAATACTGAATGCTCATGCAGGAATAGTTGTCGATATCGATGAGATCCAGCGCAGGAGGTGGACTCTTCTCGAGATCGGCCCAGCCATCTGGCCGGTAAATTCTCTCACATCCCCCCTCCGCGACATCCCGGATGAATCCGTGAAGGGTGACCTCTGCTTCGCCGAGAACCAGGTGGTCGACTTCAGGAAAATCTTCAGGGCAGGAGGTGAAAAGAGGGCCCCCGGCGGCGACCTTCACACCGAGTTTCTTGCACCGGTAGATGACCTCACGGGCAGACTCCCTCTGCACATCCATGGCACTCAGGAATACCATATCGGCCCAGCTTACGTCGGTATCCCTCAGGGGATGAACGTTCAGGTCCCGAAGCCTCATCTCCCAATCGCCGGGCAGAATGGAGGCGATGGTGAGCAGTCCAAGGGGCGGATATGCAGCCCGTTTCCTGATAAACTTGAGTGCGTATTTGAAGCTCCAGAATGTTTCTGGATATTCTGGATAAACGAGAAGAACCTTCACTGGAAAACCCCGAAAGGAAAAACCCCGGCCGCACATACTTAAACGGGAATTATTGCCCTATGTTATCACAATAAACAGAAATTAGAACAAAGTTTGTTTTCGCTCTCTGTACGAGATACCCGATGGGGATAGATCCGGGAGATGGATTCGCTGTCCTTTGTGTGTGGAAACGTCCCGGAAGGGTTTATATGTCTGCAGCAAAACCACCTTTCTTTCGCAGGCTGGCTGCCAGGACCAGATGCCTGATCTCTTTCGGCTCGTAGCCGAGAATCCTTGCTCCTTCCCCGTCGGCTTCGAGTACATCTCTTCCGATAACCACCTTTCCGAGTGGAGGGTCGGGTACCGTGCCCCACAGATGCCCGCCTTTTAGACCCAGTCGTCCATCGATAACAGTCAGATGAGGCTCGAGATAGAGAATCAGGTCCGCAGCGGCCGCGTCGATGTCCCTCATGTGGAGCCTGGACTTCTTATAGCTCCAGAACCCGCCGTAATGGTCGGCGGGCAGGCATCCGATCATATTCTTCAAACCAAGGGTCACCCCCGTCATCGAGTGGTCCTTGGCGGAAGGTACCGAGATGACTGCTGCACCGTCGAGATATTCAGGCAGATAAACCTCTTTCAATATGGTTGCCCGGGGGTCTTTTAAGATTCTGCAGGGGAGCTGGTCGAGATCTACGAGGGGGACACCGATATCCCCGTAGCCGTTTTTTTTCATATTCCTTATCGTATTTCCCTCTCCCGATCCGTCAGCGACGATAATGGGCATATCCAGAGCTTCCCGCAACAGATCCACAAGGGCCGCAACGCACCTTACATCAGTCGTGACGGGAGGGGGGCTGCTGTTGACGATATTCGGTTTGACGATGATCTTCTCATAACCTTTCAGGAGCGAAAAAGCATCAACCCTGTTCAGGCCCGCTCTCAGCGCGTCCACGTACTCTTCCGGACCGTTGACGGATAGAGAAAGAGAGGTCGTAATCTTATTTGTTACCGTTCCCATAAAACAACTGTTCACTCCAACATATATTGAAACTTCCGTTGTGCCTTATTTATTTCCTGCCCTTTAAAAAAACGATCCCCACACTGAGTAGCTCGATAGAAGGCCCGACGATACACCACCTGTTCTTTTCTCAAGAACCGTTCATCAACATATGCGGGGGAGTTGCTCCCCCACCGGATAATCTATTACTCGCATCCCCCCCAGCGATGTTTTAAGCATAACCGGGCCTTCGCCTTCGCCTATTTCACCTATTAAAGCCGATTCCTTTCCCAGAGGATTATTCTTGAGGTATTGGAGAACTTCGGAGGAGATGCTTTCATCTGCGATGATGATAGCCTTCCCCTCATTGGCGAGGTAAAGAGGGTCGAATCCGAGAATCTCGCACACCCCCCTGACCGATGTCCTCACGGGAAGAGATGATTCGTCAAGGATGATTCTTCCGGTCACGTTTCCCGCAATCTCATTCAACGTTACCCCGACACCGCCCCTTGTGGGGTCCCTCAAGAACTTTATATTCTCTCCAAACTTATTTATCAGGGGAAGCAACAGTGGCGACAGCGGGGCCACATCGGATTGTATGTCCCCCTTGAGCATCATCTCTTTTCTCGCAACGAGAACAGCTATGCCGTGATCACCCATGGTGCCTGTGATAAGAACCCTATCTCCCCTTTTGATATTTTCCGGGCGGGGCCGCCAGCCTCCCGAGATGACCCCAATCCCCGACGTGTTGATGAATATCCCGTCACCTTTCCCCTTTTCTACTACCTTAGTATCACCGCAGACAACGGGAACCTCACACTGAGCCGATGATTTTGCAATTGAATCGGCTATCTTTTCGAGAAGTTCCAGGGGAAACCCCTCTTCCAGTATCAGGGAGCAGGATAGGGCAATCGGTTTTGCACCGCACACGGACAAGTCATTAACGGTTCCGCATATCGCAAGTTTTCCGATATCCCCTCCCGGAAAAAAGGGGGGGGTAACGACGTATGAGTCGGTAGTAAATGCGATATCTCCCGAAAGGAGTTCCAAAAAACCCGAATCATAAAGCGGTGATAGTATCGGATTGGAATACTTTTTCAAAAATATCCTGTCAATCAACTCCCTGGTCCGTCTTCCTCCATCTCCGTGAGACAGGATAATCCTTTCAGGCATTCCTCAGGCGCCTCCATATTTGTAATAGGCTGCGCACGCACCCTCGCTCGAGACCATACAGGGACCAAAAGGAGCCGATGGTGTGCAGCTTTCACCGAAAAGTGGGCATTCAGGAGGTAGTATCTTTCCTTTCAGCACATCACCGCACCGGCAGGCTGTGTCTTCCATCTCCAAGGACACGCTGATACCGAACCTCCTCTCTGCATCGAACTTTTCATACCCCTTCCTGATCGTGAGCCCCGAAGATGGGATAACCCCTATCCCCCTCCAGAGGGCGTCACCCTTTTCAAAAACCTTTTCTATCACCCCCTGCGCTTTCAGGTTTCCTCCCGATCTCGCGACTCTTTTGTATTCGTTCTCCACCTTCGCCTTTCCCTCTTTAAGCTGCCTCATGAGCATGTTAATTCCAAGAAAGATATCCAGGTATTCGAAACCTGCAACGACACAGGGGATCCCATGTCTTTCCACTATGGGGAGGTAGGCATCGGCCCCTATTATCGTACTCACGTGAGCCGGACATAAAAAACCCTCTATCATGACCTCCGGATCGAGGACAAGCGCTTCCATCGCCTCCGGAACCGTTCGCATGGAGGAGAGGACGGAGAAATTTGCTATACCCTTCTCTTCCGCCATAATTATTGCGCCTCCCACAGAGGGAGCCGTCGTTTCAAAACCCACTCCCAAAAATACGACCTCTTTTCCCGGGTTTTCCTCTGCGATCTTCAAGGCGTCGATGGGAGAGTAGACCGTCCGAAGATCGAGGCCACGAGCCTTTTCCATCTCCAGTGAAGACCCTCTCCCCGGCACTTTTATCATGTCTCCGAACGTCGCGATCATCACTTTTTCATTCATCCCGAGTTCGATCGCGGCATCGATGAAACCATCGGGAGTCACGCAGACCGGGCAGCCGGGTCCAGATATGAGCGTTACCATCCCGGACAGAAGAGGGCGGATCCCCCCCCGAGAAATGGCCATAGTGTGGGTTCCACATACTTCCATGATCCTTGCGGGATCTTTCCGGGATACCTCCTCGATCTTTTTGAGGAGCGGCTTTACAAAACTCGGGTCCCTGAACTCATCCAGATATTTCAGCTCCATCGGCTATCTCCTTCAAGAGAGCAAGCGTCTCTTCCGCATCTTTTGCATCCAGCCTCTCGATGGCGAATCCTGCATGGATAATCACCCAATCTCCCTCCTTGACACCATCGAGAAGCATGATGGACACTTCTCTTTCTACTCCTCCGATCTCGACCTTTGCCAGGTCACCGCTGGTGCTGATGACTCTCGTCGGTATTCCTAGACACATATCTATCACTTTCCTCCCGTGATATTTGCAGCGTAAAAAGCCTGTCCCAGAGAAATGCCCCCGTCGTTGGGGGGAACTCTCCTGTGAAAAATTGCCTCAAGTCCGCATTTTCTGAGACTCAAAACAAGTTTTTTCATGAGATATAAATTCTGGAACACGCCACCGCTTAAGAGTACACTCTTCCCTCCTGCCTCCTTCGAAAGGTCCCTGGAAACAGATACGATTATATCCGATAACGTATCGTGAAAGCGTTTGGCAATCGCCCCTGCAGACTTCTTCCCAGCCATATCGGTGACTACTCCCCTGATTATCCCTGTCTGGTCTATTTTGCACACTCCCCCATCCTCTTTGACTTCCCAGTAGTACGGTGCCTTGCGCCCTCCTTTTTCTATCCTCCCTTCGAGAAACATTGCAGGTTGCCCTTCATAAGAGGCTTCCAGACAGACTCCCGTAATGGCCGAGACCGCATCGAAGAGCCTTCCACAGCTCGAGGATGGAACGGTATTTATATCTTTTACTATCGCCTCGAGGACAGTCTCTAAAGATTCCCGCTCAATTCTGTCTAAGAGGGTTTCAGCCAACGCAATGGCCTTCTTGTACCCGTAGGTATGATAAAGGAGGGACAGCGCGCTCTTCCACGGGGCCTTTACGGCCGAGTCTCCTCCCTGAAGTGAAAAATACTCGAACGTAGCCCTTCTCTCGAGGTCCAGGCCATCCAGGATGAAAAATTCCCCTCCCCATATTGCACCGTCATCACCGTAGCCGGTACCGTCAAAAGCCACTCCCACGCCCTTTCCTGAAAATCCCGATTCTGCCATGAGGGAGTAAATATGCGCCCGGTGATGCTGGAGGGGTACGATCCTCGCTTCTCCCAGGTCTCCTGCAATCCCGGTGGTAAAATAGCCGGGATGCAGGTCCCTGCAGACAGCGTTCAGATCTGCCCCGAGAAAATCCAGGAAAAAGCTGAATGTGGTCCGGTAATGCTCTCTTGCCGGCCAGTGGATCATATCCCCCAGGTGCTGAGAAAGAAACGCACAGTTTTCCTTTACGATGCAGAACGTATTTTTCAGATCACCTCCCAACCCCGCGACGGTGGGGAATTTCTCATTCAGGACCACCGGAGAAGGGACGTATCCCCGCGCCCTCCTGATAGGATACGTTTTGCCCAGAAGTGTCGTCACAACCGAGTCATCGGTTCGCTGGACCACGTCTCTATCGTGAATGAGAAAGAGGTCTGCGATTCCCCCGAGCCTCTCTTCGGCCTCCCCGTTGCCTGAAACGATAGGTTCGTCCGACAAGTTACCGCTCGTCATGACGACGGGCCTGCCCGCCTTTGAGAGGATCAATTTGTG
This portion of the Deltaproteobacteria bacterium genome encodes:
- the hypD gene encoding hydrogenase formation protein HypD; translated protein: MKYLDEFRDPSFVKPLLKKIEEVSRKDPARIMEVCGTHTMAISRGGIRPLLSGMVTLISGPGCPVCVTPDGFIDAAIELGMNEKVMIATFGDMIKVPGRGSSLEMEKARGLDLRTVYSPIDALKIAEENPGKEVVFLGVGFETTAPSVGGAIIMAEEKGIANFSVLSSMRTVPEAMEALVLDPEVMIEGFLCPAHVSTIIGADAYLPIVERHGIPCVVAGFEYLDIFLGINMLMRQLKEGKAKVENEYKRVARSGGNLKAQGVIEKVFEKGDALWRGIGVIPSSGLTIRKGYEKFDAERRFGISVSLEMEDTACRCGDVLKGKILPPECPLFGESCTPSAPFGPCMVSSEGACAAYYKYGGA
- the hypE gene encoding hydrogenase expression/formation protein HypE; its protein translation is MPERIILSHGDGGRRTRELIDRIFLKKYSNPILSPLYDSGFLELLSGDIAFTTDSYVVTPPFFPGGDIGKLAICGTVNDLSVCGAKPIALSCSLILEEGFPLELLEKIADSIAKSSAQCEVPVVCGDTKVVEKGKGDGIFINTSGIGVISGGWRPRPENIKRGDRVLITGTMGDHGIAVLVARKEMMLKGDIQSDVAPLSPLLLPLINKFGENIKFLRDPTRGGVGVTLNEIAGNVTGRIILDESSLPVRTSVRGVCEILGFDPLYLANEGKAIIIADESISSEVLQYLKNNPLGKESALIGEIGEGEGPVMLKTSLGGMRVIDYPVGEQLPRIC
- the hypC gene encoding HypC/HybG/HupF family hydrogenase formation chaperone, whose amino-acid sequence is MCLGIPTRVISTSGDLAKVEIGGVEREVSIMLLDGVKEGDWVIIHAGFAIERLDAKDAEETLALLKEIADGAEISG
- a CDS encoding HD domain-containing protein — protein: MDGSLLEELVKRGFSITGSASTAAGYSILSNDRLALDNIAAKIRQYQKDIVYVAMVDEKGVIKAHSDLEQMGEVFREMESEVIREEPDGSRVKKVKRMGAVCYEFTTPIVFADKELGAIYLGIDEKTLLYSQKAARKKIALVSGIILTLGVAGVFFLSGFITTPVKRLMDGVMKMKSGFYRGGIKVVSKDELGDLTRNFNEMANMIMDQKERLEHSAKELEDAYVATVRILAAAIDARDEYTFGHSERVARLSVLIAQNLGLSQAEVRDLEMVCLFHDVGKIKTPDRILHKMAPLNNEEYKLMMKHPEDGADILQLANSLQKHVKAVLHHHEWHNGEGYPHGLKDGQIPLFSSIISIADAYDAMTSSRPYRKGMSTEEAVREILKFRGSQFNPEMTDVFVEIMEDLKLSRELRKNGVSG
- the hypF gene encoding carbamoyltransferase HypF — translated: MKITGTVQGIGFRPFVYRMAQRCSVKGYVSNTTGSVLIHVEGSEADIVKFKNLLIKEVPSGADIVDFQMNAVEPVGFSDFCIEKSSETGVTLISIPFDLATCDECNRELFDPEDKRYRYPFINCTQCGPRFTIVDKLPYDRENTSMKRFPFCDDCRREYENPMDRRYHAEPNACPACGPSLTLLDAKGEIIESVDPVNAAISGIVEGKIVAIKGLGGYHLAADATSPEAVDRLRRRKVRDEKPFAVMVPDMEEAEKIARLTMKEKAMLLSKESPILIVDERNGSPLAENIAPGLERAGIFVPYTPLHKLILSKAGRPVVMTSGNLSDEPIVSGNGEAEERLGGIADLFLIHDRDVVQRTDDSVVTTLLGKTYPIRRARGYVPSPVVLNEKFPTVAGLGGDLKNTFCIVKENCAFLSQHLGDMIHWPAREHYRTTFSFFLDFLGADLNAVCRDLHPGYFTTGIAGDLGEARIVPLQHHRAHIYSLMAESGFSGKGVGVAFDGTGYGDDGAIWGGEFFILDGLDLERRATFEYFSLQGGDSAVKAPWKSALSLLYHTYGYKKAIALAETLLDRIERESLETVLEAIVKDINTVPSSSCGRLFDAVSAITGVCLEASYEGQPAMFLEGRIEKGGRKAPYYWEVKEDGGVCKIDQTGIIRGVVTDMAGKKSAGAIAKRFHDTLSDIIVSVSRDLSKEAGGKSVLLSGGVFQNLYLMKKLVLSLRKCGLEAIFHRRVPPNDGGISLGQAFYAANITGGK
- a CDS encoding DUF362 domain-containing protein; this encodes MGTVTNKITTSLSLSVNGPEEYVDALRAGLNRVDAFSLLKGYEKIIVKPNIVNSSPPPVTTDVRCVAALVDLLREALDMPIIVADGSGEGNTIRNMKKNGYGDIGVPLVDLDQLPCRILKDPRATILKEVYLPEYLDGAAVISVPSAKDHSMTGVTLGLKNMIGCLPADHYGGFWSYKKSRLHMRDIDAAAADLILYLEPHLTVIDGRLGLKGGHLWGTVPDPPLGKVVIGRDVLEADGEGARILGYEPKEIRHLVLAASLRKKGGFAADI